Proteins encoded within one genomic window of Pseudomonas cannabina:
- a CDS encoding PI-PLC X phosphodiestherase-like domain protein: MSVAFASGLLLAWLVTAAPGVSPSEASPSALTVPVRAAGEEANAGTFEQPRLAGEPAFKGAVFLDLTEQGNVFYTAVFDSQPDQADPAFPDTPRSTEFWTYAGQHSGLGPDLKSFDEPTRVGALHMGLIDNKKALLSSKVDGTPSAETPYPTTAQSNDFWDFIGFFDKSGTPEAMKTDQDLVWPGLFVYFEQTKSVYLAQHTGRPSIDAWPAPGTEQGAGYWKFAGTLSGILVPLPKPWTDMSTSKGSYYRNPLTPLRSHYYASTFIGFAPLLNAEFPEGAQSNHNWDYRGVHEGSHTDPKAFGENTALEKLHRAKLQGKWVLFAAHFAGAVEQPYPTWPANTTYWGVRRITQNAGTWWDPRTDLDTETWVGAIHSAPQGQGKALYRSLTSWTAPATGWDYSETDEFQSLGTSLHAGTVADPKTQQEFTWPGAVHKTLIDGTPVYFVSLAEGFPSEQDWPLPTTPESNEHWSYIPVIQPLGTFEAPRQFADYSQAGSVYVDGTVPGSRTFYVSNYEGYPANDLDSFSTVGIVDPYWVYAGRHAGTWSDFKPFDDFTRIGALHEASIKGQRVVLRSLFDGMPSATTPYPNDLASNTHWEFVTVFKHAGTADDLKDRDDATWPGALHLDDDQHIIFAARQQAQPVAGGWIYPVGETSDEQWSYVTSLNGGTAETPRERNDINTPGAIFADQLSLTHQKLFRSRFSGFAQDVGALYPSGEESNAFYEYAGEHAGTFSDPKTFTDPTWPDAIHVATINGQRAFLKSKMTGKPSSQTPYPEELTSTDFWEFMFTSDQAGTYADPKSMSGQTWIGAVHEYSSSGRSQLYIAQQSGNPIADHWPLPTAGDTEYWKVMGLVRHKGTFADPKDFDEMTSQGLIHATTIEGQHIYYRALARGVPQANDWSYPAPGTDNEHWEYLGTNAPEGTWADPKDTSGFTTPGSIHAMQARDRTLYLLSKVDGLFAEHDWPIPLDGENDYWTVVGESRHSGDIIDPKDQQEVTWTGAIHMREVENTRRYYRSKIVGNLAVIGIDHPLPLQAAGNAWWEFVGQASHQGTLTDPVQAGEMIRPGDTVRVIHTTDEYYQARFAGVFDTGHPLPESQHSNDDWSYVGKSAFSGTLQSPKDAYEITWPGAIHRFEVDGKAYFARSLIDGAPGLEGWHYPTPPDSNEQWSYLDMGIHAGSWLDPKPESDATWPGALHVVKIPTGIGESFTRWFYRSKIWGHVTDDEEGYGNNDNFEQVGYSIFQGTLNSPKYFDQPTWAGAIHLDRETRFLFEAKKSGEMGKEVGERPTTPTDNESWHFLGISRHAGTDTDPKEWDEYTWPGRLHRYEHDGKTLYFRAQMTGTPSDHGWYYPTDESSTEQWAYYGTTSHAGTFADPHRPDEVTWRGAIHRVEKDGIRFYFKARIAGIPNQQNWTYPTDATSNTYYIYAATERHAGTISDPKDENEPVIPGDYVTTTHEDGDHYFIAKNSGVPSLNGWPTPSDQQDNENWVFYGISRNAGTVDDPKEWNEVSWRGAVHVRSVSGMRLLFSVNSHKEGIPEHDQWTLPPSAPLDAAEVGKSSAGLAQSPAWKFLQVTHLNGTRDQPKSLADWTQNGLVHQTTIDYQSMLFRSKFTGKKDYPKEQPAKGDPVADKSSTWWEFFRKGRGTFKVPNTWNDYAYPDDIYSYDYQGERLLFRAEKEGRPSETGRCFPTSEYSTSDWTYLYKNEGNYADPKTWSEFTRVGEIHRHDDNGQTLFFKALQEGSPARHNWYYPAGATDNSFWTYAGKHSGTWQDPKEWDEPTYAGAIHSLNNITFYRSKFSGNAAAHFWYYPTSGTENAYWIRVNKDTYAAPGINDFTRTFDQYTWVTAHNAYLDAITPQLERGIRGFMLDIHMDVGDYNGQKRVRVCHLPAIGACWADAPLLSDVLREFVAYMQKDRNAVISLLFESTLSSDELRPVLEQVPELADYSHVSNGDSWPTLREMIDSNKRLVMLSNGEVAIRYTLAGKQAEVLWAPNTQVENTYNLGITSLVHDWQCKSRYGSMDLSLRTRDGGLPRLFVLNQFHAWGSTTLHAGDMDNNLTWLQRRVENHCGQATGWRKPNYLAIDFNQVGDALPYAATLSQGGLYFYERNKADRGGDASCVLPVNQGGGSSGVQYDMKLASRGCENDELRSMELEGVRAGTRIELYDNPNGDRQDDFTIIDVKQSVPMGTRVRIDSFEGSADTFYYRKLASRNNGLDGKVSRIKVLNKPDDNDISDASIVFYEGNGATQNIVCTVPFNVDRQFKMGSGNNSYGCDNDEIRSAKILKAGKGSMFSVTGRPDGGFGQGRTGVTFKRAILLPITISSFDRSYENADVKVEVSNGGDLDGSISYAYFRPLSEQKGKPPIKEGSTRP, from the coding sequence ATGTCGGTGGCATTTGCCAGCGGCCTTCTGTTGGCCTGGCTGGTCACCGCGGCCCCCGGCGTAAGCCCTTCTGAAGCCTCTCCATCAGCCTTGACTGTTCCCGTTCGGGCAGCCGGTGAAGAAGCGAATGCGGGCACTTTCGAGCAGCCACGGCTGGCAGGAGAACCTGCTTTCAAAGGCGCGGTATTCCTCGACCTGACCGAGCAAGGCAACGTGTTCTATACCGCTGTGTTCGATAGCCAGCCTGATCAGGCTGATCCGGCTTTTCCCGATACGCCACGTTCAACCGAATTCTGGACCTACGCCGGCCAGCATTCAGGTCTAGGGCCGGACCTCAAGTCGTTCGATGAGCCTACCCGTGTGGGTGCACTGCACATGGGCCTGATTGATAACAAAAAGGCTTTGTTAAGCTCCAAAGTGGACGGCACGCCAAGCGCCGAAACACCCTATCCCACCACAGCACAGAGCAATGATTTCTGGGATTTCATAGGCTTTTTTGATAAATCCGGAACACCTGAAGCCATGAAAACCGATCAGGATCTGGTATGGCCTGGCCTCTTCGTATATTTCGAGCAGACCAAAAGCGTTTATCTGGCACAGCACACCGGACGCCCAAGTATCGATGCATGGCCTGCACCCGGCACAGAGCAAGGGGCTGGGTACTGGAAGTTTGCGGGGACCCTGTCAGGCATCCTGGTCCCCCTCCCCAAACCCTGGACCGACATGAGCACGTCGAAGGGCTCTTATTATCGCAACCCGCTCACCCCGCTACGCAGCCACTACTACGCATCCACATTTATCGGGTTTGCGCCCCTTCTGAATGCAGAATTCCCCGAAGGCGCGCAGAGCAATCACAACTGGGACTATCGCGGCGTACATGAAGGCTCACATACAGATCCGAAAGCCTTCGGAGAAAACACGGCGCTCGAAAAACTCCATCGCGCCAAACTGCAGGGCAAGTGGGTTTTATTCGCGGCGCACTTCGCGGGGGCAGTTGAACAGCCTTACCCAACCTGGCCTGCCAATACCACTTATTGGGGAGTGCGCCGCATCACCCAGAATGCCGGAACCTGGTGGGACCCCAGAACTGATCTGGACACCGAGACCTGGGTCGGCGCTATCCATTCAGCTCCGCAGGGCCAGGGGAAAGCGCTGTACCGTTCGCTGACGTCCTGGACCGCGCCGGCAACCGGCTGGGATTATAGCGAGACCGACGAGTTTCAGTCGTTGGGGACTTCTCTCCATGCAGGAACAGTGGCCGACCCCAAGACCCAACAGGAATTTACCTGGCCCGGCGCGGTGCATAAAACGCTGATCGACGGCACTCCCGTTTATTTCGTATCGCTGGCAGAGGGCTTTCCCTCCGAGCAGGACTGGCCGCTGCCAACCACACCAGAAAGCAATGAACACTGGTCATATATTCCGGTGATACAGCCGTTAGGCACTTTCGAAGCTCCGAGGCAATTCGCTGACTACAGCCAGGCAGGTTCGGTCTACGTGGATGGCACTGTTCCGGGCTCGCGCACGTTCTATGTTTCCAATTACGAAGGCTATCCCGCCAATGATCTCGACAGCTTCTCGACGGTGGGCATCGTCGATCCGTACTGGGTCTACGCCGGCAGACACGCAGGCACATGGAGTGACTTCAAACCCTTCGATGACTTCACCCGGATCGGCGCACTGCATGAGGCCTCGATCAAGGGTCAGCGTGTAGTACTGCGCTCACTGTTCGACGGCATGCCCTCCGCAACGACGCCCTACCCGAATGATCTCGCCAGTAACACACACTGGGAGTTCGTCACAGTGTTCAAACATGCCGGCACGGCAGACGACCTCAAAGACCGTGATGACGCCACGTGGCCGGGCGCACTTCACCTGGATGACGATCAGCACATCATTTTTGCGGCCCGACAGCAGGCTCAACCGGTTGCGGGGGGCTGGATTTATCCGGTGGGCGAAACAAGCGATGAGCAGTGGAGCTACGTGACCTCACTCAACGGAGGCACTGCCGAAACGCCGCGCGAACGTAACGACATCAACACGCCCGGCGCAATCTTTGCCGACCAGCTTAGCCTGACCCATCAAAAACTTTTCCGCTCCAGATTTTCCGGATTTGCCCAGGATGTAGGTGCTCTCTATCCCTCAGGTGAAGAATCCAACGCGTTCTATGAGTACGCCGGAGAACATGCCGGCACCTTCTCGGACCCAAAAACCTTTACCGATCCTACCTGGCCAGATGCGATACACGTAGCAACCATCAATGGCCAACGAGCGTTTCTCAAATCGAAGATGACCGGAAAGCCCTCCTCGCAAACCCCTTATCCCGAAGAGCTGACAAGCACAGACTTCTGGGAGTTCATGTTTACTTCCGATCAGGCGGGCACTTATGCCGACCCCAAATCAATGAGCGGCCAGACCTGGATTGGAGCTGTTCACGAGTACAGCTCATCGGGCAGAAGCCAGCTTTACATCGCCCAGCAGTCGGGAAACCCGATCGCCGACCATTGGCCCCTCCCGACTGCAGGGGACACGGAGTATTGGAAAGTGATGGGCCTGGTCCGACACAAAGGCACGTTTGCCGACCCGAAAGACTTCGATGAAATGACCAGCCAGGGGCTGATTCACGCCACTACCATTGAAGGCCAACACATCTATTACCGCGCCCTCGCACGAGGCGTACCTCAAGCCAATGACTGGAGTTACCCAGCGCCCGGGACCGACAACGAGCACTGGGAGTATTTGGGCACAAACGCTCCCGAGGGCACCTGGGCCGATCCGAAAGACACCTCCGGATTTACCACGCCCGGCAGCATTCACGCGATGCAGGCCCGAGACCGTACGCTGTATCTGCTCTCCAAAGTCGATGGACTGTTTGCCGAACACGACTGGCCGATTCCGCTGGACGGAGAAAATGATTACTGGACAGTGGTCGGGGAATCCAGGCATTCGGGCGATATTATCGACCCCAAGGATCAGCAGGAAGTGACCTGGACCGGAGCGATTCATATGCGCGAGGTCGAAAACACCAGACGCTATTACCGCTCGAAGATTGTGGGCAATCTCGCTGTCATCGGTATCGATCACCCGCTTCCGCTGCAAGCAGCCGGCAACGCATGGTGGGAGTTCGTAGGGCAAGCCTCTCATCAAGGCACACTGACTGATCCAGTGCAGGCCGGGGAGATGATCAGGCCCGGAGACACTGTCAGGGTCATCCATACCACGGACGAGTATTACCAGGCTCGTTTTGCCGGTGTTTTCGATACTGGGCATCCTTTGCCTGAATCACAGCACAGCAATGACGACTGGTCTTATGTGGGTAAAAGTGCGTTTTCAGGCACCTTGCAATCGCCCAAGGATGCTTACGAAATCACCTGGCCTGGCGCGATTCACCGCTTTGAAGTCGATGGAAAGGCTTACTTCGCAAGATCCCTCATTGACGGCGCGCCCGGCCTGGAAGGATGGCACTATCCGACACCGCCTGACAGTAACGAGCAATGGTCTTATCTGGACATGGGCATTCACGCGGGCAGCTGGCTCGATCCGAAACCTGAATCCGATGCAACCTGGCCAGGCGCGCTGCACGTGGTGAAAATCCCAACCGGCATTGGCGAAAGTTTTACCCGATGGTTCTACAGATCGAAAATCTGGGGGCATGTAACGGACGACGAAGAGGGCTACGGAAACAACGACAACTTTGAACAGGTTGGCTATTCGATTTTTCAAGGCACACTGAACAGTCCCAAGTATTTCGATCAGCCAACCTGGGCGGGCGCCATCCATCTGGACCGGGAAACGCGGTTTCTGTTCGAAGCCAAAAAATCCGGCGAAATGGGTAAAGAGGTAGGCGAACGGCCAACCACGCCGACGGATAACGAGTCCTGGCACTTCCTGGGCATCAGCAGACACGCTGGAACCGACACTGATCCCAAGGAATGGGATGAATACACTTGGCCCGGACGTCTGCATCGCTATGAGCATGATGGCAAAACACTCTATTTTCGTGCACAGATGACGGGGACACCGTCAGACCATGGCTGGTACTACCCGACAGATGAAAGCAGCACCGAGCAGTGGGCCTATTACGGCACGACGTCGCATGCAGGCACTTTTGCCGACCCTCATAGGCCTGATGAAGTCACGTGGAGGGGAGCGATTCATCGCGTAGAAAAAGACGGTATACGTTTCTATTTCAAAGCGAGGATCGCCGGGATACCCAACCAGCAGAACTGGACCTACCCCACAGACGCCACGAGCAATACCTATTACATATACGCAGCAACTGAAAGACACGCCGGTACTATCAGCGATCCCAAGGATGAGAACGAGCCCGTCATACCAGGCGACTATGTAACCACCACGCATGAGGATGGTGATCATTATTTCATCGCGAAAAACAGCGGTGTTCCTTCATTGAACGGCTGGCCAACCCCCTCCGATCAACAAGACAACGAAAACTGGGTTTTCTATGGCATCTCCAGAAACGCCGGGACCGTCGATGACCCTAAAGAATGGAACGAGGTCAGCTGGCGCGGTGCCGTTCATGTGCGCAGTGTCAGCGGGATGCGCTTGTTGTTTAGCGTGAACTCGCACAAGGAGGGTATTCCAGAACATGATCAATGGACGCTGCCGCCCAGTGCGCCCCTGGATGCGGCTGAAGTCGGGAAGTCTTCTGCCGGCCTCGCACAGTCACCGGCCTGGAAGTTTCTTCAGGTCACGCACCTCAATGGAACACGCGATCAGCCCAAAAGCCTGGCTGACTGGACACAGAATGGCCTTGTCCATCAGACAACCATCGACTATCAAAGCATGTTGTTCAGGTCGAAGTTCACCGGAAAGAAAGACTACCCCAAGGAGCAGCCCGCTAAAGGCGACCCTGTTGCCGACAAGAGCTCTACATGGTGGGAGTTCTTCCGCAAGGGACGAGGCACGTTCAAAGTGCCCAATACCTGGAACGACTACGCCTACCCGGATGATATCTACAGCTACGACTATCAGGGCGAACGGTTGTTGTTCCGCGCAGAAAAAGAGGGTCGTCCGTCCGAAACGGGCCGCTGCTTTCCAACCTCGGAATACAGCACGTCAGACTGGACATACCTCTACAAAAATGAAGGTAACTACGCCGATCCCAAAACATGGAGCGAATTTACGCGTGTGGGGGAAATTCATCGTCACGATGACAATGGCCAGACATTGTTCTTTAAGGCCTTGCAGGAAGGCAGCCCGGCCAGACATAACTGGTATTACCCGGCTGGTGCCACAGACAACAGTTTCTGGACCTACGCTGGCAAGCATTCAGGAACATGGCAGGATCCCAAGGAGTGGGACGAACCTACTTACGCAGGCGCCATTCACTCGCTGAATAACATCACTTTTTACCGTTCGAAATTTTCCGGCAACGCGGCCGCGCATTTCTGGTATTACCCGACCTCCGGAACAGAAAACGCCTACTGGATCAGGGTAAACAAGGACACGTATGCCGCGCCGGGCATCAATGACTTTACCCGGACATTCGATCAGTACACGTGGGTCACTGCGCACAATGCTTATCTGGACGCCATTACTCCACAACTGGAGCGCGGTATCAGGGGGTTCATGCTGGATATTCACATGGACGTGGGCGATTACAACGGGCAAAAACGGGTTCGGGTATGCCATCTGCCAGCGATCGGTGCATGCTGGGCAGACGCGCCCTTGTTAAGCGACGTGCTCAGAGAGTTTGTTGCCTATATGCAGAAAGACCGAAACGCCGTCATTTCCCTGCTGTTCGAATCGACGCTGAGCTCAGACGAACTGCGTCCGGTGCTGGAACAAGTGCCAGAACTGGCAGATTACAGCCATGTGTCCAATGGAGACAGTTGGCCAACACTTCGGGAAATGATCGACAGTAACAAACGCCTCGTCATGTTATCGAACGGAGAAGTGGCCATAAGGTACACGCTGGCCGGCAAGCAGGCCGAGGTTCTTTGGGCACCCAATACACAAGTCGAGAACACCTATAACCTGGGTATAACGTCGCTGGTTCATGATTGGCAATGCAAAAGCCGCTACGGTTCCATGGACCTTTCGTTACGCACCCGAGACGGCGGCCTGCCGCGGTTATTTGTCCTCAATCAATTCCATGCCTGGGGCAGTACTACGCTGCATGCAGGGGACATGGACAACAACCTGACCTGGTTGCAGCGCCGGGTAGAAAACCATTGCGGCCAAGCGACCGGTTGGCGCAAACCCAACTACCTGGCCATTGATTTCAACCAGGTGGGAGACGCACTGCCCTATGCCGCGACGCTTTCTCAAGGCGGTCTTTATTTCTACGAACGCAACAAGGCCGATCGTGGAGGCGACGCCTCTTGCGTGTTGCCGGTCAATCAGGGCGGGGGCAGCAGCGGCGTTCAATATGATATGAAGCTCGCCTCACGCGGGTGTGAGAACGACGAACTCAGGTCCATGGAACTGGAGGGCGTCCGCGCAGGCACGCGTATCGAACTGTACGACAACCCCAATGGTGATCGGCAGGATGACTTTACGATCATAGACGTCAAACAATCGGTCCCCATGGGTACACGGGTGCGAATCGATTCATTCGAGGGCTCGGCGGATACGTTCTATTACCGCAAACTCGCCTCTCGCAATAACGGGCTTGACGGTAAGGTTTCACGTATAAAAGTGCTTAACAAACCAGATGACAATGACATCAGCGACGCAAGCATTGTGTTCTACGAAGGCAATGGGGCAACACAAAATATCGTCTGCACGGTGCCCTTCAATGTGGACAGACAATTCAAGATGGGCAGTGGCAATAACAGCTATGGCTGCGACAACGATGAAATACGCTCTGCCAAGATACTCAAGGCCGGCAAGGGATCGATGTTTTCGGTGACTGGCAGGCCGGACGGAGGCTTTGGTCAAGGCCGTACAGGCGTGACGTTCAAACGAGCCATTTTGCTACCCATCACGATTTCGAGTTTCGATCGCAGTTACGAAAACGCGGATGTCAAAGTCGAGGTCAGCAATGGCGGTGATCTGGACGGGAGTATTTCGTATGCCTACTTCCGGCCTCTCTCCGAGCAGAAAGGCAAACCGCCCATTAAAGAGGGCAGCACAAGACCCTAG
- the gbcA gene encoding glycine-betaine demethylase subunit GbcA: MDVTATLSLGDPLEPARKATAEMLQSRERTYSLPQPFYSDERLFEIDMQEIFHKEWLIAGMTCEIPTKGNYLTLQIGKNPILVVHGPDGAVNAFHNVCRHRGSRLCTAEKGKVAKLVCHYHQWTYELDGRLLYAGTEMGDDFDMKQFGLKPVHVKTAGGYIFISLAENPPAIDEFLATLKHYMEPYDMENTKVAVQTTLMEKANWKLVLENNRECYHCGGAHPELLKTLLEWDDVTDPRADQAFKDHVAASAAAWDAEKIPYAHASFGLRNRIVRMPLLKGTVSMTMDGKVGCKKLMGRIQNPELGSMRILHLPHSWNHCMGDHIIVFTVWPISAQETMVTTKWIVHKDAVEGVDYDVARMRQVWDATNDQDRRLAEENQRGINSTAYQPGPYSKTYEFGVVNFIDWYSARMLENLGAEPAPYLKGVAVNHE, from the coding sequence ATGGACGTCACCGCAACCTTGAGCCTGGGCGATCCGCTGGAACCTGCACGCAAGGCCACTGCAGAAATGCTGCAGAGCCGCGAGCGCACCTACTCGCTACCGCAGCCTTTTTACAGTGATGAACGGCTGTTCGAAATCGACATGCAGGAAATTTTCCACAAGGAATGGCTGATTGCCGGGATGACCTGCGAAATCCCGACCAAGGGCAACTACCTGACACTGCAGATCGGCAAGAACCCGATCCTTGTGGTGCACGGCCCGGACGGGGCAGTCAACGCGTTTCATAACGTGTGTCGCCATCGCGGCTCACGTCTGTGCACCGCCGAGAAAGGCAAAGTCGCGAAACTGGTCTGCCATTATCATCAATGGACCTACGAACTGGACGGACGTCTGCTGTATGCCGGCACGGAAATGGGCGACGACTTCGACATGAAGCAGTTCGGCCTCAAGCCGGTGCACGTCAAGACTGCAGGCGGCTACATCTTTATCAGCCTGGCGGAGAACCCGCCTGCCATTGATGAGTTCCTCGCGACACTCAAGCACTACATGGAACCCTATGACATGGAGAACACAAAGGTGGCGGTGCAAACCACCTTGATGGAGAAGGCCAATTGGAAGCTGGTGCTGGAGAACAACCGCGAGTGCTATCACTGCGGCGGTGCACACCCGGAATTGCTCAAGACCCTGCTGGAATGGGACGACGTCACCGACCCGCGTGCCGATCAGGCGTTCAAGGACCACGTCGCCGCATCAGCCGCTGCGTGGGACGCCGAGAAAATCCCTTACGCCCACGCCAGCTTCGGCCTGCGTAACCGTATCGTGCGCATGCCGCTGCTCAAGGGCACCGTCTCTATGACCATGGACGGCAAGGTCGGCTGTAAAAAACTGATGGGCCGCATCCAGAACCCGGAACTGGGCTCGATGCGCATCCTGCACTTGCCCCACTCCTGGAACCACTGCATGGGCGATCACATCATCGTGTTCACCGTGTGGCCGATCAGCGCGCAGGAAACCATGGTCACCACCAAGTGGATTGTCCACAAGGACGCAGTGGAAGGCGTGGACTACGACGTAGCGCGCATGCGTCAGGTCTGGGATGCCACCAACGATCAGGACCGCCGTCTGGCCGAAGAGAACCAGCGCGGCATAAACTCCACCGCTTATCAGCCCGGCCCGTACTCGAAAACCTATGAGTTCGGCGTGGTCAACTTCATCGACTGGTACAGCGCGCGCATGCTGGAAAACCTTGGCGCAGAGCCAGCTCCTTACCTCAAAGGTGTGGCGGTGAATCACGAGTAG
- the gbcB gene encoding glycine-betaine demethylase subunit GbcB: MSQSFLSPVTTQTWANGRHQVRVVKVIQETWDVRTFCFMADQPIMFFFKPGQFVTLELEIDGVPIMRSYTISSSPSVPYSFSITVKRVPGGRVSNYLHDTLHEGQELAVHGPVGLFNAIDFPNPKILYLSGGVGITPVMSMARWFYDTNANVDMVFVHSARSPKDIIYHRELEHMASRNNFSLHLVCEKHGLGEPWAGYRGYLNQKMLELMAPDFMEREVFCCGPTPYMTAVKRLLLENGFNMAQYHEESFGATPPEARADAVEQAEIAADAPDVDAADLHQVEFTDTGKSIRVAPGETVHAAAAKLGLMIPKACGMGICGTCKVMKLSGEVEMEHNGGITDEDVAEGYILSCCSVPKGDVRIEY; this comes from the coding sequence ATGTCCCAAAGTTTCCTGAGCCCGGTCACGACCCAGACTTGGGCCAACGGGCGTCACCAGGTGCGCGTCGTCAAAGTCATCCAGGAAACCTGGGATGTACGCACGTTCTGCTTCATGGCCGACCAGCCGATCATGTTTTTCTTCAAGCCCGGGCAGTTCGTCACCCTGGAGCTGGAGATCGACGGCGTGCCGATCATGCGTTCGTACACCATCTCCAGTTCGCCGTCAGTGCCCTACAGTTTCTCGATCACCGTCAAGCGCGTGCCGGGTGGCAGGGTGTCCAATTACCTGCATGACACCTTGCACGAAGGGCAGGAGCTGGCAGTGCACGGACCGGTCGGGCTGTTCAATGCCATTGATTTCCCGAACCCGAAAATTCTCTACCTCAGTGGCGGTGTAGGAATTACCCCGGTCATGTCCATGGCACGCTGGTTCTACGACACCAATGCCAATGTCGACATGGTCTTCGTGCACAGCGCGCGCTCGCCCAAGGACATCATCTACCACCGCGAACTGGAACACATGGCCTCGCGTAACAACTTCAGCCTGCATCTGGTCTGTGAAAAACACGGGCTGGGCGAGCCCTGGGCGGGTTATCGCGGTTACCTGAACCAGAAGATGCTCGAACTGATGGCACCTGACTTCATGGAGCGCGAGGTATTCTGCTGCGGGCCGACGCCTTACATGACGGCGGTCAAGCGTCTGCTGCTGGAAAACGGTTTCAACATGGCGCAGTACCATGAAGAATCGTTTGGTGCGACGCCGCCTGAAGCAAGGGCCGATGCCGTCGAACAAGCCGAAATCGCTGCCGACGCCCCCGATGTCGACGCCGCTGATCTGCATCAGGTGGAATTCACCGACACCGGCAAGAGCATTCGCGTGGCCCCGGGCGAAACCGTCCACGCCGCCGCCGCCAAGCTCGGCCTGATGATCCCCAAAGCCTGCGGCATGGGCATCTGCGGCACTTGCAAGGTCATGAAGCTGAGTGGCGAAGTGGAAATGGAGCACAACGGTGGCATCACCGACGAAGATGTTGCAGAGGGCTACATCCTGTCCTGCTGCAGCGTGCCGAAAGGGGATGTGCGGATCGAGTATTGA
- a CDS encoding DUF6124 family protein translates to MLKIVPDLPLFSANPNISHEDALMHASDLLRCAMTSAAEFSDSMTGTQRDMTLSIMHLVEMAKVMIDSTIDNPQAP, encoded by the coding sequence ATGCTGAAAATCGTCCCCGACCTGCCCCTCTTCAGTGCTAATCCGAACATCAGCCATGAAGACGCACTCATGCACGCCAGTGACCTGCTGCGTTGCGCCATGACCAGCGCCGCCGAGTTCAGCGACAGCATGACCGGTACGCAACGAGACATGACGCTGTCGATCATGCATCTGGTGGAAATGGCAAAAGTGATGATCGACAGCACGATAGACAATCCCCAGGCCCCATGA
- a CDS encoding 23S rRNA (adenine(2030)-N(6))-methyltransferase RlmJ translates to MNYRHAYHAGNHADVFKHLTLTRLIALMARKEQPFAYLDTHAGLGLYDLKGDQATRTGEWLEGVSRLWNTEDLPALAADYLQVLHDMNPDGELRYYPGSPELARRLTRERERVLLNEKHPEDGRLLKENMKGDRRVAVHLGEGWHVPRALLPVAEKRAIMLIDPPFEQLDEMKRCAVALKETIGRMRQTVAAIWYPIKDPRLLRRFYQDLADTGAPKLLRVELYVHPLDTPASLNGSGLAIANPPWGLEEELRELMPYLAGKLGQTQGGWKMDWLIAE, encoded by the coding sequence ATGAATTACCGTCACGCCTACCATGCCGGCAACCACGCCGATGTGTTCAAACACCTCACGCTGACTCGCTTGATCGCCCTCATGGCGCGCAAGGAGCAGCCATTCGCCTATCTCGATACCCACGCCGGTCTCGGTCTTTACGACCTCAAGGGCGATCAGGCCACTCGCACGGGTGAATGGCTCGAGGGCGTCAGTCGTTTGTGGAATACCGAAGACTTGCCTGCGCTGGCGGCCGATTATCTGCAAGTGCTGCACGACATGAACCCTGATGGCGAACTACGCTACTACCCCGGCTCGCCCGAACTGGCCCGCCGCTTGACCCGCGAGCGCGAGCGTGTACTGCTCAACGAGAAGCACCCTGAAGACGGGCGTCTGCTCAAGGAAAACATGAAGGGCGACCGCCGCGTGGCGGTGCACTTGGGCGAAGGCTGGCATGTGCCGCGTGCCTTGCTGCCGGTCGCTGAAAAGCGCGCGATCATGCTCATTGACCCACCCTTCGAGCAGCTCGACGAAATGAAACGTTGCGCCGTCGCCCTCAAGGAAACCATCGGGCGCATGCGTCAGACGGTGGCGGCGATCTGGTATCCGATCAAGGACCCGCGTCTGCTGCGGCGCTTTTATCAGGATCTGGCAGACACCGGCGCGCCGAAGCTGCTGCGCGTCGAGCTGTACGTCCATCCGCTGGACACCCCGGCGAGCCTTAACGGCTCAGGCCTTGCCATCGCCAACCCGCCATGGGGCCTGGAAGAAGAGTTGCGCGAGCTGATGCCGTATCTGGCCGGGAAGCTGGGTCAGACCCAGGGCGGCTGGAAGATGGACTGGTTGATTGCGGAGTAA